The following is a genomic window from Hemibagrus wyckioides isolate EC202008001 linkage group LG22, SWU_Hwy_1.0, whole genome shotgun sequence.
TTTGCTAATACTGATCATAGTGTTGAGATTATATGCAAGCAGCCAGGTATTTAATGCattcaatattttaaaattgcAATTATTTCATATCTCTGTATATTTTCGTCTAATAAATTCATTAGTATTTCAGATTTCATACTTTAAACGAATTTGACAGAAAACATTATATTCTTATGTTAATAATATTGTaaactgcttgttttttttgtttcttttatgaaatgctttCGATACGCTGAAGTTCCCTTGACACATCCTCACCTTCCCCCCAGCGTATGCTTgcatgcacccacacacatgaTCATATCAGTGTAACTCAGTAACTGTATACCTACAAAACCTAAGAGATTATTGTTTTATACCTGAGGTATGTAGTGTCACTGCTCTTACACTTCTGTGCTTTCTCAGTAGAGGTGAAGGTAGAAATTGTCTTTAAGCTTCTGCTTTTATCCACAGTAATAAATCACCTACTGATAAACTCCATAAGTTGCTTAGCTTAGCTTTAACATTTTTTACTCTTGCCCTGAGAACCAGTGTACTATTTTCTCAAGACTTCCACTACATTGTGTTCActatcacagtgtgtgtgtgtgtgtgtgtatgtgtgtgtgttgtagtggaaaAGTGTTATTTGTCTGTACATTATCAGTGGGACTGTGCGATagtgaaggagtgtgttattagtgtgtgtgttataaaggatgaaggagtgtgtatactatctgtgtgtctaacaaagtcaaagtcaaagaaagttattgtcacttcaaccatatatatctgatgcagtacacagtgaagtgaaacaacgttcctcctggagcagaggtgctacacagaacagaaacagagtacaggtgacgcagacaaacatagagataaactaTTCCTAAATCGGTGCATTCTTtacaaactaaacatacaacataagtgcacagaatgacaagacaagacagtgcagacaaacaggaCACTTGTGCAAAAAACAGTGTTAACAGTGGGTGCAAAGGCAGATAGAGACAGGTTTAGTCCAGTGATAGTACAGTGAATATAGCAGCAGAAGTAACAGAAGTGATTAAGTTAAAAcagatacatttaattaaagtgaCGTGTTCATGTAAACAAGagaaattttgtgtgtgtgtaacacagtgtccagcacagttcagttctctgttgagaacagttcgcagtctggttgtgagggcccgaatgctccagtacctctttccggatgccaggagggtgaagagtgtgtgtgaggggtgtgtggggtgtgtaagagtgtgtgtgaggggtgtgtggggtgtgtaagagtgtgtgtgaggggtgtgtggggtaaatgctgttagctttgcggatgcagcatgtggtgtAAATTTCCATAAtaaagggaagagagactctgatgatcttctcagctgtcctcactgtccgctgaagggtcttgcggtctgagacggtgcagttcccaaaccaggcagtgatgcagctgctcaggatgctctcgatggtccctctgtagaaggtggtcaggatggggggttggagatgagccttcctcagacTTTGCAGGAAGTATGCAGGAGATGCTGCTggactaaccctaaccccagcttttttttttttcttggtgatggagctggtgttgagtgaccacgTGAGGACCACCACCAGAGGAACACCAAGAAATTttgtgctcttgatgatcttaTGATATTATGGACATATTGACATCATAAATCTCTGGTTTAGAAAGATGTCTATAAAAACTAAGTGTAACGAATGACGAGGCTCTTCCTCTTTGAGATTTCTCTGAGAGCACTGGGTCCTGTTGAGCAGCAGTACAAATAAAACTAACATTTTTTACTCTTGCCCTGAGTACCAGTCTACTATTTTCTCAAGATGTCCACTACATTGTGTTCTctatcacagtgtgtgtgttgtagtggaaaAGTGTTATTTGTCTGTATATTATCAAAGGGACTGTGCAatagtaaaggagtgtgttattagtgtgtgtgtgtgtgtgtgtgttgtaaaggaTGAAGGAGTGTGTATActatctgtgcgtgtgtctaACAGCTGTATCTGCAGTAACAGAGCAGGTCACACACTTTATCTTTCTTCTTTAGAGTCTCTCTGCCATAAGACACAAACTTCTTTAACTGATCAATACAGCTGATCTTCAAATAGTCCTTCCAGTATTTAGCTTCATCTCCTGTAGGATCCCACTGCTTTATAAAGATTTCAGCTTGTGCTTTAGCTGCAGTCCAAGTTCCAGTTTTCAGATCCAGACTGatgaaactgacacacacacacacacacacacttctataaTTAAATTCTCACATCTCTCATGTAAATCTGTGTAAatcaaagcaaaataaataaaactggcagaataaaagtttgtttcatTTCCACACTGGAATTTCAGACATGTGTGACAGGACAACATTTAAGATATTGATTCTGTGCCAGAAATATTTGTTCACGTTCCCACAGTTTCATTGAATAAACCtggcaagaataaaaaaaagatctttgTAAGACTTTAAGACAGAATTTATAATATGAGTGTAGTGTCAGGAGGAGCAGCTCTACTGCAGAGTAGAAAGTCTACAAACATCTTCATCTTGTTTCATATACTCTTATTAAGAAatgtgacctgtccagggtgtacccctgccattcacccaatgtgtgctgggatagctACATCATCTCAGTGTCATATCTTCTAACAAGATATCTTTACAAATAACACCCCTCTAAAAGTCTATGTAAGTCTCTGTAACAGCAgtcaaaataaaacatcaagATAAACACaattcaggtttaaaaaaaagcccTTCTTACACTCTCGGATAAAATCAGATTTCTTCTGATCCTGTATAATAAAGTCAGAAACTTCATTCTCTCTTTAACCAGGACAGACGACTTTCATGTATATAGTtttcatatcatttatttagtttgtaaATGTCACATGGCCATCACGGACAATGCAGATCCAGACCACCAGAGAGCCCCTGACCCATCATTTAAACTTCTCCTGTTTATTACTCCGTTTCCCCTCTTGACCATGTTCATGTTTCATCCTAGTTTAACTCCATTCTGTTTACTGTTTGTTTCCTTTATTCCCTctgtattatagaaataaagacCTGTATTTGCATTTGCCTCAAAAAAGGTTTCCTAACCTGTGGCATGATTAtagtttagtaaataaataaaccaaccaAAGACATTTTCTTCATGTTCTTATTTAgaagctatttattttttaatgaatttatttacagattaataaatatacagtaccaCATACTACAGCACTGAGCTCAgtggagcagaacagaacagcgcctcatacaaacacaatcacatagaaaactatacacattatttacacagagcaaaaaatgttttacaaaactgtacaaaaaaaaatgtacaaacaaaattcataaacacatttacaaattgtgtttgtgttcctcGTCTCCATCTCCGGGTGGAAGGAAGAAACAGGATCAGCTCTGAGCTGAGATTTAATGTGAGCTCACGTTTTTCTGCTGGATTTTCAGtccacacacagatttttattccatATGACACTGTAAACATCATCATGTCTTACTCTCTCAGTTCAGCAGGAagacacaataataatagtaatgtaaCCCCACTGGAGTCTAAAACAAAAATCTAAGGGAAAGTCCAGAAGTTTGTGTGCTGTGAGATTCTCAgtacagcagtgacactgacatGACAGTGAGGTGCTGCTACAACTCAATCAGCTACTGCAGTGTTAGAGctgggtttgtgtttgtttgtcccTCTTCTCATACTTATACCATACTCATACGTGTTATATAGTGCTTCTTTATCTTTTATTAGGCTTTTATGTACTTAATATTATttgtcacttgaacacacacacacaaaaagtgtGGTGgcttgtttcttctttttctcataCTTAATAGTTTTATAAAGTGTTATATAGtgcttctttatattttaattagaCTTATGTACTTAATGTTATttgtcacttgaacacacatGTCAGCAAATGCATACCTATAAAACCTGAGATGATCGTTTTATACCTAATTTTTAGGTAAGTAGTGTCTCAGCTGCTGCTCTTACACTTCTGTTCTTTCTCTGTAGAGGTGAAGCTAGAAATTGTTTTTTGTAGACGTTTCTGCTTTTATCCACAGTAATAAATCACCTACTGATTAACTCCATAAGTTCTGATAAAGACTGAAAATGTGCAGTACCCTGGAGTCTGAGCTAAACCCACATGAAAGACGTCTGTATTCACTCTTCACACCCTGGATGGAAGCTTCAGTAGAGGAAAAGCTGGGCAGGAAATCACTCTTCAGTGTGGAGGCTCACTTACTGGTTTAGACTGGAACGTCACTGTGTGGAGTCTGAAAGACAGATGATGATCAGACACTTATTAAAGAAACTGTCTTCTGTAACTGATATTCAGGAAAGAACCAAAGTTAcactaaatataataattatattttttcttcattaaaaaaaatattacaaaatatataacatttaacacacatttaAGGGATGTAGCTCAGCTCCATTCTGATGGACTTGGGGACTTTGCGCACCAGACCCCTTTTTCTTTTGCCAGAAGAATACTCCAGCAACAAGAACAGCAACTACGACTACAGGAACAACAACGCCAGTCTTCCATCCACCTGATCCTCCATCTGTAAAATCATCACAGAGCTGAGTTACTGATGcagcagaaaataaacactttcACTGTAAATCTGTAGTTTTATAGGAAAGTGTTTCTGACCTTTTGTGATTTGCTGCTTGTTCACATTCAGCACTAACTCCTCCTTCAAGCTGCTGTGCTGAATCAcgcaggtgtaggtgtgtttctgcagatcCTCAGCTGGGACTTTCAGAATGCTTCTCTTCTGGAAGCTTCCATCCTGGTTGGGTAACGTCTCTCTGAGCTCCACGTCCTCGTTCACGTCCTCTCCGTCCTTCCTCCAGGTGATATTCACTGCTTTGGGGAAGAAACCTGTAGCGTGACACACCACCTCTGGAGAAGGCGAGTGTTTCTGGAACACTGATGCTGTAGGAGGAtctgcagagacacagagacagaaatattaAAACTCCTGTTCAGATTCCTTTACTGATTGTGTAAATGACActagtgtgtgtacatgtgtgtgttataaggaAAAAGAATGTCATAATTGTTGTGAaggaaaaatgtaaatgttgtatAACTGATGTAGTGAGAAAGTAGAATGTAGACTACTTGTGTCACGGTCAGAACGGAGGGTACAGCTAACCAAGGTCAACTGATAGTTTAGGAatgaagaaagaataaataaaagtacaCTTAGCTGAGAAAGACAAAAGTAAGTAGCCAATGGATGTTTTTGTTACCTTTTTGTAACATTATCAGAGTGACTGTGCAAtagtggaggagtgtgttattagtgtgtgtgtgttgtaaaggatgaaggagtgtgtatactatctgtgtgtgtgtctaacagcTGTATCTGCAGTAACAGAGCAGGTCACACACTTTACCTTTCTTCTTTAGAGTCTCTCTGCCATAAGACACAAACTTCTTTAACTGATCAATACAGCTGATCTTCAAATAGTCCTTCCAGTATTGAGCTTGATCTCCTGTAGGATCCCACTGCTTTATAAAGATCACAGCTTTATCATTATCTGCAGTCCAGGTTCCAGTGTTCAGATCCAGACTGATGAAATCTTCTCCATCATAACCGTACTGATCATATCCTCTAGTAGTGCTGTCATCATGGAGCTCACAGCTGTACATCCTCTGGAGTGTGTGgactcctacacacacagacacacacacacacagacacacacacacagagagagagagagagcgcgctcTATAATTAAATTCTCATCTCTCATTTCCTAcagttattataaattatttaggCTTTTACTTTGAGTAAATATAAAGGATATGAAGATATTCAGAAACGTTGTGACAGTAAGAGTAATTATCAGTAAAGTGTCAGGAGGAGCAGCTCTACTGCAGAGTAGAAAGTCttcaaacatcttcatcttaTATTCCATATACTGAACTCTACAAGTCTCAgacacatgcaaagaaatgaTCTAAAGCACAGAAACCTTcagaaataatgaaattaaacacaAAGTTCAATAAACGAAAATAAGCCCCACCTGCTTGAGGAAGGTAGAACTGCACTGGGGGTTTTGGGCTTGTTTTTTATATCCTGTTTCATTACTTAAGCATTCATTAACTGCTACAATTATTCAAATACCAAAATTATTCAGAAAACACATCCCTAGTGTGTGAGtacagtcagtgtgtgtattagtgattaCAGCTCTGACTTTCACCTTCATTTTGATTTAAGTTCCTCATTACTGTATCCACAATGTTGTGGAGGTGCTCCTGATGATTCTTCACAAGCAGTGTCTGTATGTTCCAGTAATGTGGTTCATCCGCACTGATCTTCTGTATCCACTGTATCTTTGGGATCATCTCTTTGGTCTTACAGTCATaagacacacactgctctccATCCAGCAGACCAACAGCAGTAAAATTTATTCCtggtgtgatgagagtgtggaGGTActgcagagagtgtgtgtctgtaagaagAGTAAAATAGTTTTAGTAACTCAGCACATATAAAAGAAAACTATACTAACTACTAACACCTACTGAATTAATAAGGCCACCCATCTTACCgacacacagactgaacatTTAAACCGAATACATTTGCAAAAAAGTTAAAACCATGGTTAGTGTTAGTCATTACAGATTATTGGGTATGAATTATTGATAAATTAATGATcgatttaattcattttaatttaaacctATTACACAAATGTGTAAAACCTGAAAGGGTCTGGATCTGTTCAGAACCCACTGTAGCATTTGCCAGGTTTTGTTCATcatggagagagtgtgtaaggttTGATTTATACACTTCATATTATAATGAACAAATGTGTTCTGAATCTGATGAAGCGTGTTTGAGGAGGATCTAAAAGATGCTCTAATTCCCAGGTCCAGTGGGAGGCGCTAATAAATCACATGTTGACATCTTCATGTGTCGATGCCTTACTGGTGAATAAACATGTAGAATTTGGGACACATCACACAATGGAATTAtgttttact
Proteins encoded in this region:
- the LOC131343145 gene encoding class I histocompatibility antigen, Non-RT1.A alpha-1 chain-like; translation: MEDSSAVFKVLLFLTFSLHLASADTHSLQYLHTLITPGINFTAVGLLDGEQCVSYDCKTKEMIPKIQWIQKISADEPHYWNIQTLLVKNHQEHLHNIVDTVMRNLNQNEGVHTLQRMYSCELHDDSTTRGYDQYGYDGEDFISLDLNTGTWTADNDKAVIFIKQWDPTGDQAQYWKDYLKISCIDQLKKFVSYGRETLKKKDPPTASVFQKHSPSPEVVCHATGFFPKAVNITWRKDGEDVNEDVELRETLPNQDGSFQKRSILKVPAEDLQKHTYTCVIQHSSLKEELVLNVNKQQITKDGGSGGWKTGVVVPVVVVAVLVAGVFFWQKKKGSGAQSPQVHQNGAELHPLNTPHSDVPV